The Gammaproteobacteria bacterium sequence AGGGAATCAAAAAGTCGCTTCGAACTGACATCGAATCATTTGTGCGCAACCGAGCAGGTGAATTGGCGCCTTGGGTGCATCCGGAAGGGGCACGACTCTTTTTGGAAGAAGAGTTGCCAGCGATGCCGGCAGGTCCGGAATTTCCCTTGTTTGAAAAGGATGATCCTCCGCCGGTGTACGTTGTAGAGCGGCTCCTTATGGGCAATGAATGGGCTACTGTGAGGGACGTGCCCTGCACCAAGCGCACCAGATGTCCCGAAAGATTGGTTTTTTTTTCGGTAAAAGGCGGAGTGGGTCGTTCTACTGCACTGGCAGCCACGGCCTGGTATCTGGCAAAAAAAGGCAAACGCGTACTGGTCATCGACATGGACTTTCAG is a genomic window containing:
- a CDS encoding ParA family protein, yielding MPAGPEFPLFEKDDPPPVYVVERLLMGNEWATVRDVPCTKRTRCPERLVFFSVKGGVGRSTALAATAWYLAKKGKRVLVIDMDFQ